In Anopheles bellator chromosome 2, idAnoBellAS_SP24_06.2, whole genome shotgun sequence, the genomic stretch AAATCCATTGCGTTGCAAGTGGTACTCTACCAACGTGCTATCAGGCAGTGGGTGACGCCCCTGCTGGCACCATTTCTGATAACACGCTCGCACACGTCATGGCACGGTCACGATTCGTTAGAGGAAAAAGGTATGGAATagacgaaaaccgaaaccggcaaGCGACTTACCGTTCTGAGGTGAATATTTTCTTCGGTGGGGGCGAATAGCAGTTACCATAATGCTCCTCCTGGTCGTTTATCTTTCGCTTCACTGTCGAAAGCGGACTGGGACGCAGTGGACACGGTGACATGGATCGGCGTGTGACAAATTTTCGTGTTGGCGACGGCGAAGTGGTTGGATACTGGAGCGTGATGCCACCACGGCTGAAATGGAACGGAATGTCAAATTAGAACGGTACACTCGATGCTCCCACCGTGTACTGCTTACCTGGTGGGCGAAGGACTAGAGCAGCAGGTAGACCCCAGCGTAGGCAACGCGACGTGCAATGGGTTCTGTAATTCTTCGTTCATCTTGACGGACGAACCAGTTGCTGTGAATGACCAGTTTTCGGCCACCAGCGTCAGATCTTCATAGCTTTGTGACATCTGCATCGCCGAGTGGACTTCCCTCTCATGGTTCACCTCACGGCTATTGCTCACGTCGGCGCACTCTTCCTGCCGAAGTTGCGATATTCGGGGTGTGAGCCTTCGGCCAGACGTACCGCTGCGCCCGGGGCTCGCGCCACCGTTCGAAATGACCGCCAGGGGGTTAAAGCTGGCGGAAAAACGGCGGACACGCGGCGTAAAGATGTTAGAAAATGACGTCGGAAGTGATTCTCTACGGAAAGGACAATTCCTGCTTAGAGAACAGATTCCCGGTGCTGGGGTGTGATCAAACAGTTGATGGCATCTTACCTGGAACCGGTTTGTGGTGACACTTGGTAGGTGATGGCCGAATTCAGCATACCCACTGCGTTTACTTCCGACGCTCCCGATGCCTGATGATGCTGCAGGCTGCTCGCTGCCGGCTGCGATTGGCCTTCTTCCATCGGTTGTACCCCCACGGTGGACGTTGCAAGAAGATTGTTTATTTGTGGTGCACTGGAGCAACGTTTGAGCGCATTCGGCGAGTCGACATCCATCTTACAACCATACGCGCTCTAACTTCCTGCTGCTTTTTCTCTTCCGCTCCTTGCGACCAAAAACACGATTCTAGCTTTCGGACCGCTTAAGAACGTATAGGTTTTTAATGTTCCTACCGCTACCGCGATTCAATTACTGTTGGCCGCTTAGCGACGGGCGAAGATGCACTGCATGAAACGTAATCCACACGCGGCCCAGAGCACTGCTTTACTCAAAGAACCATTCCGCACAACATAGAACCATATCAGGGCAAGGGCCTCACATTTTGCTCTCCGAGCGATCAATAATCGCCATCGTTGCGCTTGCTACAAAAGTTGGACCAGCGCAACACAGAAAGCTGACACATTTCGCCGCGGAAAAAGCTTGCGCTCGCTCATGGGCGCCGAGTAGCGAGTGGAAAAATCGACCGTCGACGTTTTGTGCCCGGTTTCATCCTTTTTCGTGATCCAAGTATGATGATGATTATATTATCTCTTCGTACAAATCGTGCGCTAGGAACTGGGTACAATGTCTGACACtttgacaaacaaaaacactcgaaCTAACTCCAAACGGGAACAACGGTAAGCAAATCGCTGAAAGCTTCAACATTCAACTCCATCTGTGGTTTTTACTGGCAGAATTTAGCTTATCTTCGGAGCGCAGCGAGAACTATAAGCAGAATTAACAACACACACTTTCGGGAGTTTTTCCGATGACAGTTCGAGCGAGGAGTGTCAAAGTCGAGTTGACAAGAAAGTGTCAAAACCAATGTGTctgattttcctttcgatccTTTCGGTCGTGGCCACTAAATTTTTTCCCACAGTTATCACCGTACGCAAAGCGGCACTAAAGTAAGGGAGTCAACCAGATCAGCAATCAACCACGAAGATGCCGCCCAAGAAAGCGCCAGCTGCGGCTTCCAAGAAAACCGAAGctaagaagaaggaaaaaatcaTTGAGGTACGTACCGCCAGATGATGGCACGAATGCCGTGCACTAAAACCGTGAAGGATTCCGCTGTAAGTAGCTAATAGTTTCTGCCTTCAATCCCCTCCCGGCTTGCAGGATAAAACATTCGgtttgaagaacaaaaaaggtGCAAAGCAACAGAAGTTTATCTCGCAAGTAGAGAAGCAAGTCAAGAGCGGCGGACAACATAACCTAGTGACGAATGTGAATGCAAagaaggaggagaaggagaagaagctGAAGGAACAGAAGGAGCTGGCCAAACTGTTCAAACCGGTAGCGACACAAAAGCTCGAGGTCGGCGCTGACCCGAAGTCGGTGCTATGTGCCTTTTTCAAGCAAGGCACCTGTACAAAAGGCGATAGGTGCAAGTTTTCGCACGATCTAGCCGTTGAACGGAAATCCGAAAAGCGTTCCATTCACTTCGATATGCGCGATGCCGACGCCAACGATACGATCGAGAACTGGACTGAGGAGAAGCTGTCCGAGGTGGTTGCCAAGAAGCATggaaaagacaaaacaatGCCCACTACGACGATCGTAAGTATGGTACACTCCATCATCACACTCTGGATCCTTACTTCTTCGCTGATTTTGGTAGATCTGCAAATATTTCCTGGATGCCGTGGAACGTTCACTGTACGGGTGGTTTTGGGAATGTCCCAACGGCGATAAGTGCATCTACCGACACGCCCTGCCACCTGGCTATGTACTgaagaaagataaaaagaaGGCTGAAGCGTCAAAAGAAGAGATATCGTTGGTCGATTTGATCGAGCGCGAGCGAGCCGCACTCGGGGCGAACCAAACGCGCGTCACGCTGGAAACTTTCCTCGCCTGGAAGAAACGCAAGATTCaggaaaagaaggacaaaCTGCAGAAAGAGGAGGATCGTAAGCGCAGCGATTTCAAGGCCGGTCGACAGAATGGTCTTTCTGGTCGCGAGATGTTCAGCTTCAACCCAGAACTGATCGACTACGGCGTCGACGAAGGCGAAGCGGCCATCGAATCGTACGGCCGCaatgaggacgacgacgacactaCCGAATACAAGGAGCTCGATTTGAATATGCTCTCGCTGTCGATCAAAGATGTAAGCGCCATGATCGAGTGAAATCTCTTCATTGTACCAACACTTAAACTTTGCACCTTTCCACGTTTCTCTGCAGGTGGACGATACGGGAACGGTAGCGGACATAGATCGCtgggaaaaaatggccgcaGGGGCAGCCGAGGCGGCAGCGCGTACCTCAGCCGAAGATGCTACCGTTTCCGATGCTGCCCCAATTAACGAAAACCTTTTCCTCGAAGAAGACCTCGAAGGTCTGGATGATGATCTTAGcgatgacgaggacgatgaggacgaagACGATGGAGGAGAGTCGgacgaaacgagcgaaaagTCGTGACAAGTCAACTGTTGAAACACTGCAAAGCACAACCCAACAACTGTGTCAATCCTCTTGTTCTGTTGAAGGTACTCGTTTTGTCGCGTGGCAAATTTCGTCGCGGTAGCAGCACACGAGCCGCaacgaaataataattttaatattaaattataacGACAAAACACGTTTTCACTCAACACAAATGTGACAGCCACTCGGATTAAAGGACCAGGCTGGGCACGTTGCGGATACATGAATAAAGTTTATTGTAACACACATCCTCGTATCTACGATAGGTGTTCATTTTAAAGTGTCTGTTTAACAATTAGCTGTCCCTCTTTACACACAATGCTTTACTCACCTTTCTAGTTCTTTATTGAGAAGGCTCGGATCAACAACTCTAATGAACACAGCATAAACAGTTTCAGTTTATCTTCAATGATAAAATGGTTAATTCATAGCCTTAACTTTGTATGTATCGTTTTCGCCTTTTCGCGTTCGAGTTTTTACGCTATTCTTCACGTCGTGTGTCGGAGCTGCTAAAGAATAATACTGAGGAAAGGGATTGAAGCGTTTAGTCCCAAAACGGTTCTTCTAAGCATCTCAACACATAACAGTACTCTAGAGAGGGAGCGGAATAATACAATAAAGCAAGGAAAAGCAAGTAAAATAATGTGAGAGGACCGGccattttctcttttgttttttgatcATTTGCGAGTGAATtggtgattttctttttattcaaACCATACTAACGATCAACTTCTACACTGTTATACACTTACATTAAAGCCGTAACCTTTGACGATCCCAGCTCAGACGGTCACAGATACACTTTTCACCATTGATACATATGCGTGTCCCTTTCGACAACGTCATGCGCCACCTTAATCTAATATAGTTGGGGCTACCTTcttgattatttttatcatcgaTAACCGCGTTCCCTCCCAGCGGGAAGCTGTCCCAAACGCGTACAGTGACGATGTGACGAACTctggtttgtttgtaaatGGTAGTCTTTCTAGCACCGTCCACCGTGCTGCGGTGTGGATTAATTTAGTTTAATAAATGTTTACGTTGCTGCTCACTACCGCCGGAACGCTTAACCGACCGAATATTAAGcggaaatagaaaaaaaactaaaacaaaacaacaatggGCGCTTCGAAAAAGTGTCTTCAAGACATCAATAAACACAACATTGGATGGTGCTCAACAATTTCCTTTAactccgtttcgtttttgaacATCCATCATCTACATGTGCAGGAAACTGCGCAATAGTGAAGCAAAAAGTCTATACAAAGCTAGatccggttggctggcaaTTTGCCTTTTACTGTTCCTCTTGGTTTCTTTACGCCGCCGGAGTGTCCGGGATAATTGAGGTGAAAAACGTTATCACAAGCGTCCCGAGGAAAGACGTCATGTCATTCAAAGTCATTCGCTGTCCTTCAGTAGCAGGTTGTTCCAAGTTGGCCAGCTCACTGCCAACCGGTGCTGCTTGCTGTGCGGCGGCAGAGCCTTCCGTTGCCCTGCTGTTGGCGGCTGCCGGACCGGTGCGTGGACGAGGCATGATAGAAGGACTGCGGCTGCCGTTGTTGCTCGTTGATGACGTGGCGGCAATGTTCGATGCAGATACATCGTCTTCTCTAACGTTCGAACTTTGCTCGAGGGATTCTGCCGTAAGTGAATCCGACGAATTGTCTACCACTGGTTGTTCTTCAGCAGTTGTCTGTTCGATCCGCTGCTCTTGCGGAGCCCCTCCAGGTACGTTATTATTTTGCTGATCACCTGCAGCCGCCGGCTGAGGAGCATCGGCCCCTCGCCTATCCACCGCTTGCGAAAGACGATCGAGATGCTTTTTCCTGCAAAAGTAAAAAGAACCACTGTTAAAACTAACTCTTCCTCATGTTTACCTAGTGTATACTTACAAGTACAACATCACACCGATCATCAACACGGTGAAACAGCGCATTGGTGAAGAGTAAACGTAAATGACCGTCATCAGTATGCCGACTCGGCACATGCTGAAAAACACATCAAGCCAATCGTTGTTTTCCTGCTCTTCTACCACGATATTCGGGAAACGGCGTTGACCCCGAGCAGCTGCAGCATCAGGAGCATCCGCAACGCCTTGGTCTTGTGCAGGCACCTGCTGTGCTGGAGTTGTCGCCACTGTTGGAGCCTCATCAGCGGCTGGCGCCGTCGGCGAGACGCCGGATGGCgaactgctggtgctgctggtcaaAGAAACCTGTTGGTTGGTCGTTGCAGCGGTCGGTGATCCTAACGAGGATGAACTTGGTGCTGGATTGGGAATGGAGGGTGTAAGAAAACTGGAAGCCGCAACTACAGGCTGTGTTCCTGCGGCGCTCATCGCCGCAGGAATGCTACTGCCAGAAGGCAGCGCTCCAGCGGGCATCATACAGGGATAGTAGACTGACGGGAAGTTGGTAAATGGCCCAGGCGCGACAGGTTGGCTGAGTGCAGGAACCACAGCTGGAGCTGTTGCTATCGTCGCTGTAGAAGTTTCGAGCGAAGCGTTTGCCAAAGGGACTCCGGATGGAGCATAAGCGTTCACATTGCTCTGTCCGGAATTTATTCTacaataacaaaaacgaaaatagCAAAAGTTTACTTTGGTGGTTGGTCAGAATAAACTTAGTGATGATCGCGCTTACAGATTAATGTATTGGTTGAGGTACTGCATGTAGGTATGCTGCACGAAACTGTGCAGGGCTGCCGTTTCCTCCATTAGGGCGGATGTCCCAGGAAGCGTTCGTAGCGTAGGTCTGGTCATGCGCTGGCGAAGCCCTCCATTGTCGATCGACGAACCTGCGCTTTCACGTTCCTGCGAGGCTAGTGATCCAGAGTCTTCACTGACACCGCGAGCAGAAGTAGCACCGACATTGGCAGTAGATGAAGAACAGCTAGCTGATGGATTCTGATTCGCCGCCATTTTAGTAGCGGGAGCTTTACTGGCAAtgttgctactgctactgTAACAGTGATTCTTTGGCGTGAAAACTAGATGAACTGTGTGCGCCTGTTGGCCATCATACTGCCGGAGGACGTCCTTGAGTACCACGCTATCACCGAGCAACTGGCCTGAGTAGATCAACTTTTGCTCATCGGAattctatcgaaaacaaagACAAATGATTTCAATAAATTGTTAATTCCCTTTTGAGTACGATTTAAATTTAGAAGCCAAGAAAACACCCTACTGGGCATCGCCTTATATGGATTCGGCGACTCAAGTTGCAGACTGCAAACTTAAATGTTGACGTGGTCACTGTGGATCACTCGATTGATAAGAAAGTAAATGTGGTTCTTTGTGCAAATGCAGTGCTTTTCACACTAAACTTTTAAGAAATTTAACGCTTAAAAATGAACACtacacagcacagcaaaacTGCACGTTTTacaacattattttttcaaatgattGCACAGCACAAAAAATAGTGCCAAGTACGTCGCTTGGTCTCTGCTCGAGTGTTATCATAATTTGTAAATGTTTTGCCAACCCCCACACTCTTCTTCGACTGAGCCCATCGTCAGGAGGTACTCCATATcacagaaaggaaaaaagtcGGTTATATTTCTCTTATCATTGAACCAATACTACTGTTACGAAGTAGACGAACCACGTACAGCTACATGCAGACCACCCCGaggatttattttcaattcgaGGGTTTTATGGTGGTAGTCGTTTGATCCCAATTTATTTGAAACTGAAGTTAAACATGAACAAGAAATGTCCAATATGAACATTCAGAAATCCATACAGGATAACCGTGATGGAAGGATCAACAATTTTGCATTTAGGTTTCACTCTTGCGGGTTGGACCAGAGACAACCAATGTTTGCCAGCTAATATTTCGATGTATTTTCACGGCACCTTGAGTAGCGAAATGGACAGAACAGTtttaatgaatgaagaaaataatgCTTAATTCGCTTATCAAAAAATATGACTCTGCCAAAATGCACACCAGGGCCGGATGCAAATGAGAATTTAACACAGAGTGACCTACCTAACATCGTCCTGTCGCTTTGGACTGATTATCATACCGACACAAAATGATACGCATCCCCGCGACGAGGCCAAACAACTTCCAATGAGCTACGATTGTTCTGGTTATAGGATTTTTTGCATgcattttcgatttccaccCAAATAGATGCGAAGGACACatgttttcaaatcaaaacttttTCTGCTTAATCAAACAAAGCGTGGCTACATTAAGGGAAACTTTAAACTTGACCTTATGCTGACTTCAAACGAAAATGTATTCTATGCACATATAAAAACCATTAAACTTCGTTTCAATTCTGAACAGCCAGTCAATTGATAGAGAAGTGCCTCTGTAAATCAATAAAGAGTCTCGACAAACGAAACACGCGTTCGGAATGATGCAATCGGTGTCATGAACGAAGCACTGTGGCAGAGCAGCCTGTCGTTTAAATTTCTACGAATGAGGACACTTACTTGCAGTAAAGCTGCGAAGGAAGATCATCAAACCCAGCATCAAACCAAATTCCCAAGAGCATCTTTCTTTGGGCAGctggttgttttgtttatgtagGTTACACGTGGACCAATGGATGGTGTTCAACACATTCGAAACAGTTTGTTGTGTCAGTAGACACTATGTGCAAACCCTTTTAAAGCAACTCAAACTAGTTAGCGTGTGTGCCTGTAATCCCAATCCCACGTTCCAGTGGGAGCGATCAGTTTAgattgatttcattccgtCCACCATAGACGATTGCTCGCGGCGGGTCACGTGTAATCGACACACTGGTAGCACCGCAGCAAATCTAATGGCGATTCATTTTTGCATCGTGATCATCATTATcgtgacaaaaaaaaaacagatgcTAATAGCCACAACAGATGTGTTGTGTGaggaaaatcacaaaaatgaTATTATTTTTAGATGGCTGTTGCAACCACGCCTAAAGATCCTCAAAAGCTAGAAAACAGAATGATGGCTAAGCATACGTTGAATGATTACGTTCAAATCAGGCTGTTTCGCAATCCGCGATGCTTACCGGTTTGCCGGGGTACACCTCCGTCAGATGGCCCTTCAGCCGTCGGATCGTCCACGAAGGTTCGCATTTGATGGTCAGATCCTCGCACTGCTGGTTCGACGCCTTCACGATCAGAGTAACATCCATCGTGACCGGGAGCGGGTTGTTTAGCTGGCCACCTCCAGATGGTTCTACGGATGTTTATTGCACTGCGGAATTGTATATCACAACCGACGACGAAAAAAATGCGCCGCAATGACGTTATCGTCGTGATCGGGCAATTTGAATTCTATATTTTTTGCGTTCGCGACGACTGAGATACCACCACAACTGCGTTGAcgaagtttttgtttttttctctattgTGGCTCCGTCGTGTGTTCTTTTcgattagtttgttttgtCACTTCCCGAACTGGAAGCCCAACACTAGCGTAGAGTAATTTCTGCGAGCAGCGAATCGCTGGAAATCTTCCGAATCAGACACACTTGCGGGCCGCGTAACTGATTGTAAGTGTCTGATTAGAAACGCTGCGGCCTTTGTTCCTGTAACCGGTCGTGGAGAATTGTCCGGAGTGATTCGGAAGCTTCTCCTTGCTGCTGTATGTTCACTGTTTTTGCACAATACGAAGATGCGGGGTGTAGAAAACTCGCGACAAGAAAATTCAGCTAAATCCGTTCACACTTACACGTTTTCCTACAAGCTGCTTTAAGTTTTCTGCCTCAGAGAGCTGCTATATTTAGACATGAAAACAAAGTTTGTCTTGCTCTCATACCCAGCGAGGTCACGGTATCAGAGGTTGGAGGCCGATTCACGGTGTACTTATTATGCACTAACAAATGAACCAATGGAACACGCACGGCTAGACTTCCTGCTCACCAGGGTCGACCGGTCAGAGCGATGGGCCCACAATTTACGCCAACGCTGGCAAATGGAGGGGATCTCGTAGGACCGAAAATTCCCGTTTTGTCCCGTACTGTTCGCTATTACGTGTTTGctcgttgtttttctttttcctttctttcgttaCAGCGATTATGGCTACACTTTCGACGCTGAGCAGGAGCTACAACGAAAtcacaccacaacacacaggGGCTAGGGCGGGCCGTTCACCGATGCACACACGCTAAACACTAGCTGTATAAATGCACTTTTCGATGATAATAATGCCTTTCTTCGCGTTTCGCAATGATAACAAAATTGAGAAAGTTCGTGTTTGTATGGGATTGGTTGGGAATTGGTCCAACACTTCGTGTGGAGAGTTTGACGAGCAGCCAGCAAATGACAGCTACGTTGACAGTTACACGTTGCTGCGAAGGTTGGCTGCGTTGTGTAGAGTTCCGTAACTGACAACACGCCcagtttgaatttaattttctacCAGAAACGTTTTCGCCGCCTTATCGCACAGACCAGTGCCAATGGCGGGACACCAAGAGGATCTCCCGTATCgagagcaacataaaaaataactccAACACGTGTTTGAAGCTCTACGATTTATTATCAAAGGAGAATGCATTAAATGCAACTTGATCGAAAGAATGTTCTGTTCTGTTAACATAACTCAAATTAATCTTTAAACTATAACTTGGAGGAGGCTTTCGccaatttttcgatttcgccTGAAGGAAGGAACCGTAAATATACCAAGGATCATTATTGTTGCAACAGAGTTGAACTTTTTCTAATTGGCCTGTTCATTGCGAATGTGTGTCAGTGGTTCAACTTTCTGCGCTGTTCTCCTCGCGAAAGAAAGTAACGTGCGTTTCCAGGCACATTGTCCCTTATCAGTGCATTTGAGAGCGCCCATTGGAACTCAATCAGCGGGCCCTCGTACACACGCAAACGGTGACCATATTTCAAGTTCAGCAGGACAAATGGGTTCGGCGAAGtggcgtggcggcggcccactatcggtttcctttcccgccgtccaccaccaccgtctaGACTATCGCCAAGATGCCCTCACTAGCCCTGATAAATGTTGTCCCCGTGGCCAATTATAAGCTGCAGCGCACCAGTCAGTTCTACTCCATCCGCCGATCCGTTAAGATGTTTCGCATTTTAAAATGTAGTGAATACTTATCAGTGCGGCAGTTCACTCGCGGTAAACATGTAAGCGCCGTTCTACCGATAACCAGTACTTTTCCCCGAGTCCCGCTGGATTTCGTAGAGTTTGTTTGGGACACTTGAATTGTGATAAGAGTCCCATGAACCATTGGGCCACATGTGTGAAGGTGGTGCTGACGCTAACGTGATGTCTCTGCTTCCCCAGACAGGAAAAATAATCGCTTTGCGACGCGAGGATCAATCAGTATGGGAACGGCGTGCCTCTTttccaccggcggtggtgaaaaAGCTTATCAAACTAGGCGTCAAAGTTATAGTTCAGCCGTCCAACCGCAGAGCCTATCCGATGCAGGTAAGTTCCGATACAAGCCCTCGTTAACACGATAGCAAGGACGGTCGTCGAGATCTTTTGAAAAGGGACATGTCGCTTATGTAGTAACGAACAAACCCTGTTTCACCGGTTCTCGAGTACACTAAGCATTGATCTACGCGTAACTGAACACCGTCTGCAGTATCGGAGAAGTTTTGCCCAAACCAGTTAGACGACTACGATCAAGCCTACGATCGTTCGTTGTATTATCGGTATCTGGTGCTCAAGCCACAGAGATTTACTGAGAGCACATGCTGTGATAAGAgtcgacgatggcgaaaaaTAGCAAAAGTCCTCTACTGCCTTCTCAACCATTCATGTCCTCGTGAGCCTAGCTTGCTTACCTTGTTGACAAGTGGCAGGCAATCCGCTCGGTGCTTGGCGGTGCTTGGCGGTCCGGCGGTGCTCGGTGCTTGTGGCAAAATTCGTTCATGGCGATAACCAGTGAAAGTGACCCTGACTCGACCGGTTGCTACCGAGTACCGCCATTAACATTAACTGTAGGGTCCAAGTGCAATGTCGCCAACAAACCTGCGGATGCGGATTCGACAAATTATGATGGAATCTGTCATAGGCTGTCGGGATCGGCGTTCAGCTAAAATCACCTACTGCTGGTAACTTACTGGGCAACTTGGAAAACTGTTGCTGCCACGGGGACCATTTGGATTGACACTACACTTGCCACACGCTATTAGTGCAATTTGATTAAGCTTGATATCTCGTACCCTCTCTGATAAGGGTAGTCACGGTTGTCAACATGGTGATTGCGAACGCTTTCCGTGTGCTGTTCCCTTTCGCTTCCTCTGGCTAGACGCCCTGGGCTGCGGATGGTCACACGAGCAAACTGATAAGACACG encodes the following:
- the LOC131211976 gene encoding zinc finger CCCH domain-containing protein 15 homolog; amino-acid sequence: MPPKKAPAAASKKTEAKKKEKIIEDKTFGLKNKKGAKQQKFISQVEKQVKSGGQHNLVTNVNAKKEEKEKKLKEQKELAKLFKPVATQKLEVGADPKSVLCAFFKQGTCTKGDRCKFSHDLAVERKSEKRSIHFDMRDADANDTIENWTEEKLSEVVAKKHGKDKTMPTTTIICKYFLDAVERSLYGWFWECPNGDKCIYRHALPPGYVLKKDKKKAEASKEEISLVDLIERERAALGANQTRVTLETFLAWKKRKIQEKKDKLQKEEDRKRSDFKAGRQNGLSGREMFSFNPELIDYGVDEGEAAIESYGRNEDDDDTTEYKELDLNMLSLSIKDVDDTGTVADIDRWEKMAAGAAEAAARTSAEDATVSDAAPINENLFLEEDLEGLDDDLSDDEDDEDEDDGGESDETSEKS
- the LOC131211975 gene encoding homocysteine-responsive endoplasmic reticulum-resident ubiquitin-like domain member 1 protein, with product MDVTLIVKASNQQCEDLTIKCEPSWTIRRLKGHLTEVYPGKPNSDEQKLIYSGQLLGDSVVLKDVLRQYDGQQAHTVHLVFTPKNHCYSSSSNIASKAPATKMAANQNPSASCSSSTANVGATSARGVSEDSGSLASQERESAGSSIDNGGLRQRMTRPTLRTLPGTSALMEETAALHSFVQHTYMQYLNQYINLINSGQSNVNAYAPSGVPLANASLETSTATIATAPAVVPALSQPVAPGPFTNFPSVYYPCMMPAGALPSGSSIPAAMSAAGTQPVVAASSFLTPSIPNPAPSSSSLGSPTAATTNQQVSLTSSTSSSPSGVSPTAPAADEAPTVATTPAQQVPAQDQGVADAPDAAAARGQRRFPNIVVEEQENNDWLDVFFSMCRVGILMTVIYVYSSPMRCFTVLMIGVMLYLKKHLDRLSQAVDRRGADAPQPAAAGDQQNNNVPGGAPQEQRIEQTTAEEQPVVDNSSDSLTAESLEQSSNVREDDVSASNIAATSSTSNNGSRSPSIMPRPRTGPAAANSRATEGSAAAQQAAPVGSELANLEQPATEGQRMTLNDMTSFLGTLVITFFTSIIPDTPAA